The genomic segment GTAGCTTACGACGTCATCGTTATCGGTTCGGGTCCTGGCGGCTACATCGCTGCGATCCGGGCTGCCCAGCTCGGGCTGAAGACCGCCATCGTCGAGCGGGAACATCTGGCCGGCATCTGCTCAAACTGGGGCTGCATCCCGACCAAGGCGCTGCTGCGTTCGGCCGAAATCTTCCATTACGCCCAGCATCCGGGCGATTACGGCATCAAGATCGACGGCAAGGTCACGCCGGACCTCAAGGCGATCGTCGCCCGTTCGCGCGGCATTGCAAGCCGCATGAACGGCGGCGTCGGCTTCTTGATGAAGAAGAACAAGGTCGACATCATCTGGGGCGAAGCGAAGCTGACGAAGCCCGGCGAGATCGTCGTCTCCAAGACCACCAAGAAGCCGGTCGAGCCGCAGGCGCCGCTGCCGAAGAACGTGCTGCCGGAAGGCACCTACACGGCCAAGCACATCATCATCG from the Rhizobium sp. ARZ01 genome contains:
- a CDS encoding FAD-dependent oxidoreductase codes for the protein MVAYDVIVIGSGPGGYIAAIRAAQLGLKTAIVEREHLAGICSNWGCIPTKALLRSAEIFHYAQHPGDYGIKIDGKVTPDLKAIVARSRGIASRMNGGVGFLMKKNKVDIIWGEAKLTKPGEIVVSKTTKKPVEPQAPLPKNVLPEGTYTAKHIII